A region of the Nocardia nova SH22a genome:
GCGGCGAGGGTTCGCCGAACCAGTGCCACAACCTCGTCCATAGTCCCTCCTTCCGGGCAGGGTACTGCCGACGACCGGTAGTGCGTAGCCGTCTCGGCGACGGAGCTCGGGAATCAGGGGCAGTCGCTGATCCGCGGCCGATAGCGTGTCGAGTTCGTACGCTCCGCCGTGCCGCGGGCATATCGGTCAACGGGGGAGCCGTGTCGAACCCGTCCCCTCCGCGCGGCAACTCCTCGATCATCGCCGCTCCTGGTCGTACTGATGCTGAGCGGTGACAACCTCGATCGCGTGCTGGCGAATCCAGTCGAGCAACGACTGCATCGAGTCGATGAGTCCGCGGCCGAGCGGGGTGAGGTCGTAGGACACTCGCGGTGGTGCGGTGGGCTCGACCGTGCGGGCGACCAGCCCGTCGCGGACCAGGGTGCGCAGGGTCTGCGACAGCATCTTCTCGCTGATCCCGCCGATGGTCGCGTGCAGTTCGGAGTAGCGCCGCGGTCCCGCGCCGAGTGCGGTGAGGATCAGCATTCCCCAGCGGCCGGTGATGTGCTCGAGCAGTTCGCGCGCCGGGCATTCGGTGTTGAATGCGTCACTGATACCTCGCCAGGCATCGTGCCCTGCCTGAGAACCGACCGTCATGCCCGGAGCTTACCTCGAGGTAGGTGCTTTCTCTGGGTAAGTTACCTGCTTACGCTGCACATATGGTCACAGTTGTTTTCGGAGCCAGGGGTAATGTCGGCCGCCGTGTCGCGGCGGATCTGATCGCGACGGGGGAGGAGGTCCGCCTGACGAGCAGGCAGCCGGAGGGCTTGTCGTCGTCCGCAGCCGAGGTCGTCGCCGCCGACCTGGAGCGGCCCGAGTCCCTGCCCGCCGCGCTGGACGGCGCGCAGCGGGTATTTCTCTACGCCAAACCCGCGGGTATCGACGGATTCGTGGCCGCGGCGGAGGCGGCCGGGGTCCGGCAGGTGGTCCTGTTGTCCTCCGGGGCTGTACTGCGCGGCCCGGATGATCCCATCGGCCGGGACCATCGGACAGTCGAGTCCGCCATCGAAAAGTCCGGTCTGGCTTGGACTTTCATCCGGGCAGGGGGATTCGCCGCCAACACACTGTGGTGGTGGCGCGCCTCGATCCGCGACGAGGGAGTCGCCCGGGTGCCGTATCCGGAGGCATGGGCCGCCCCGATCCACGAGAAGGATCTGGCCGCGATCGCGGTGACCGCCCTGACCGAGTCCGGACACGACGGCCGCGCCTATCCGGCCTACGGCCCCGAGGTCCTGACGGTGCGCGAACAGATACAGCAGATCGGCGCAGCCCTGAACCGCGACATCGCGATCGAGGTGATCTCGGAGGAGCAGGCGCGCATCGAACTGGCGAAAACCATGCCGCAGATCGGCGTGGACGCGGTTCTGGCCGGATGGCGGGCTGGGACGACAACCCGACCGGAGGTGTCGGTGATCTCCGACATCACCGGCCGACCCGCGCACACGTTCGCGCAGTGGGCCGTCGACCACCGCGACGATTTCAGGTGAACATGCGGAACGGCCGACCCGACTCCGGCAACACCGCAGTCGATGCCTGCATATAAAGGGAACCGCCCCCGATTTTGGCTGCTCGGACGCCTCCCCTACACTAGACCGGTTGCCCGGGCACCCTCGTGCCCATTTGCGTGCGCGAAGCTCCGGGTGACTGCAATCCAATCCGGTCGGCAAAGGTGTCGGCCGGACCAGCCGAAATTGTCGTAGGCCCACGACCGCCCCGCGTGACGGTGCTGTATGGGAACCGCGGCGAGAAAGGTAACGGTCAACACATGACCATGACTGATCCGATCGCAGACTTTCTGACCCGTCTGCGCAACGCCAACTCGGCGTACCACGATCAGGTGAAGGCTCCGCACTCGAAGCTCAAGGCGAACATCGCCGAGATCCTCAAGCGCGAGGGCTACATCGCCGACTACCGCACCGAAGAGGCGCCCGTCGGCCAGACCCTGATCGTCGACCTGAAGTACGGCCAGAGCCGGGAGCGCAGCCTGCAGGGTGTGCGTCGCGTCTCGAAGCCGGGTCTGCGGGTGTACGCGAAATCCACCAACCTGCCCAAGGTGCTGGGCGGTCTGGGCGTGGCAATTATCTCCACGTCGAAGGGCCTGCTCACCGACCGTCAGGCCAAGCAGCAGGGTGTGGGCGGGGAAGTCCTCGCCTACGTCTGGTAAGGGAGGTAGGAACAATGTCGCGTATCGGTAAGAAGCCGATCTCGGTTCCCGCCGGCGTCGAGGTGACCATCGACGGCCAGGCCGTGTCGGTGAAGGGGCCCAAGGGCACCCTCTCGCACACGATCGCCGAGCCGATCGTCATCACGAAGGCCGACAGCGGTGAGCTGGAGGTGACCCGTCCCGACGACGAGCGCCGCAACCGCTCGCTGCACGGCCTGAGCCGCACCCTGATCAACAACATGATCGTCGGTGTGACCCAGGGCTACGAGAAGAAGATGGAAATCTTCGGCGTCGGTTATCGCGTGCAGCAGAAGGGTTCGAACCTCGAGTTCGCCCTCGGCTACAGCCACCCGGTGCCGATCGAGGCCCCCGAGGGCATCACCTTCAAGGTCGAGGCCCCCACCAAGTTCTCGGTGTCCGGCATCGACAAGCAGAAGGTCGGCCAGATCGCCGCTGTGATCCACGGCCTGCGGAAGCCCGACCCGTACAAGGGCAAGGGCATTCGCTACGAGGGTGAGGTCGTGCGTCGCAAGGAAGGGAAGACGGGTAAGTAAGCCATGGCACAAACCGAGACACAGAAAGCCGCGCGCAAGCCGCTCGGCAAGGATGCGTCGACCCGTCGCCGAGTTTCCAAGGCGCGCCGTCACTTCCGTCTGCGCAAGAAGGTCGCCGGCACCGCCGAGACCCCGCGTCTGGTCGTGTTCCGCTCCTCGCGGCACCTGCACGCTCAGCTCGTCGACGACCTGGCCGGCAAGACCCTTGCCGCCGCCTCGTCGGTCGAGGCCGATGTGCGGGCCCTCGAGGGCGACAAGACCGCCAAGGGCAAGAAGGTGGGCGAACTGCTCGCCGCGCGTGCCAAGGCAGCCGGTGTCGAGGTCGTGGTGTTCGACCGCGGTGGTCACGACTACCACGGCCGCATCGCCGCTCTCGCCGATGCCGCTCGCGAAGGTGGGTTGAAGTTCTGATGCAGACTCAGCTCACGAACCGAATGACCATGAACGAAGGGAACGTCTGATGCCGGGACGTCAGCGGCGTGACGGCGGCAACGGACCCGCCGGACAGGGTGGTAACGATCGCGATCAGCGCGGTGGCGGTCGCGACCGCCGCGGCGGCGACCGTCGTGACAATGCCGCCGAGAAGAACCAGCTCGAGCGCGTTGTAGCGATCAACCGCGTCTCCAAGGTCGTGAAGGGTGGTCGTCGCTTCAGCTTCACCGCCCTCGTGATCGTCGGCGACGGCAACGGCCTGGTCGGTGTCGGATACGGCAAGGCCAAGGAAGTTCCCGCGGCCATCCAGAAGGGTGTCGAGGAGGCTCGCAAGGGCTTCTTCCGCGTCCCGATGATCGGCAGCACCATCACGCACCCCGTGCAGGGTGAGGCTGCCGCCGGTGTCGTCATGCTGCGTCCGGCCTCGCCCGGTACCGGTGTGATCGCCGGTGGTGCGGCGCGTGCCGTGCTGGAGTGCGCCGGTATCCACGACATCCTGGCCAAGTCGCTCGGTAGCGACAACGCCATCAACGTCGTGCACGCGACCGTCGCTGCCCTGAAGATGCTGCAGCGTCCGGAAGAGGTGGCCGCTCGCCGCGGTCTGCCGATCGAGGACGTTGCCCCGGCGGGCATGCTGCGTGCGCGTGCCGGACAGGGAGCCTGATATGGCACAGCTCAAGGTGACCCAGATCAAGTCGACGATCGGCGCCAAGAAGAATCAGCGGGAGTCGCTTCGCACCCTCGGCCTGCGCGGGATCCGCCAGTCCGTGGTCCGCGAGGACAACGCCCAGAACCGCGGGCTGATCAACGTCGTGCGCCACCTCGTTTCCGTAGAGGAGGAAACCGCATGACCCCCATCAAGCTGCACCACCTGCGGCCTGCCCCGGGCGCCAAGACCGAGAAGATCCGTGTGGGTCGCGGTGAGGGCTCCAAGGGTAAGACCGCCGGTCGCGGTACCAAGGGTACGAAGGCTCGCAAGAACGTGCCGGCCCGTTTCGAGGGCGGCCAGATGCCGATCCACATGCGCCTGCCGAAGCTGAAGGGGTTCAACAACCCGTTCCGCGTCGAGTACCAGGTCGTGAATGTGGGCGATATCGCACGGCTGTTCCCGCAGGGCGGCGCCATCGGCAAGGACGAGCTCGTCGCTGCCGGTGCCGTGCGCAAGAACCAGCTGGTGAAGGTTCTCGGCGAGGGCGAGATCGGTGTGGCCGTGCAGGTCAGCGCCGACAAGTTCTCCGGCTCCGCCAAGGAGAAGATCGCCGCCGCCGGTGGTACCGCCACCGAACTGGCCTGACAGTAACCGCTAGTACGGTTGGACGCCGGACGGGTGAGATGCCCGTCCGGCGTCGCTGTTAGAGTTCAAGTGTTGTCTGCCAACCAGTCTGCCCCGTCGTCGTGGCACAGGACCGGATAGTTCTCATTCGTGAGGGCACCGGTATGTGCCGAGATGTCGGAAGTGGGCGTAACCCCCGTGTCGTCAGCCAGGAGGATCTGTGCTTTCCGCCTTCGTGTCGGCTTTCCGGACCCCGGACCTACGGCGGAAGATTCTCTTCACGCTGGGCCTGATCGCGTTGTACCGCGTGGGTGCCGCGTTACCGTCGCCAGGTGTCGACTACGGGGCCATCAAGCGCTGCATCGACGTCGTCAACGGTGGTGACAGTGGCGGTATCTACCAGCTGATCAACCTGTTCTCCGGTGGCGCGCTGCTGTCGTTGTCGGTGTTCGCGATCGGGATCATGCCCTACATCACCGCGAGCATCATCATCCAGTTGCTGACGGTGGTCATCCCGCGGTTCGAGGAACTGCGCAAGGAGGGCCAGTCCGGTCAGAACAAGATGACGCAGTACACGCGGTATCTGTCGGTCGCACTGGCGATTCTGCAGGCCACGGGTCTGGTCGCACTGGCTGGGCGCGGACTGCTGCTGAAGGACTGTAAAGAGGACATCCTCGCCGACAACAGCGTCTTCGGCATGATCATCATCGTGCTGGTGATGACCGCCGGTGCGGCGCTGGTGATGTGGTTCGGTGAGCAGATCACCGAGCGCGGTATCGGCAACGGTATGTCGCTGCTGATCTTCGCCGGTATCGCATCCCGGATCCCGTCCGAGGGCAAGCAGATCCTCGACACCAAGGGCGGACTGATCTTCGGTCTGGTCTGTGTCGCCGCCTTCGTCGTGATCGTCGGCGTGATCTTCGTAGAGCAGGGGCAGCGCCGAATTCCGGTGCAATATGCCAAACGTGTAGTCGGGCGCAAGATGTACGGCGGGTCGTCGACCTATCTGCCGTTGAAGGTCAACCAGGCCGGTGTCATCCCGGTGATCTTCGCGTCCTCACTGCTGTATCTGCCCAATCTGGTCGCTCAGCTGACGCAGTCGCAGAACTCCGACAGCTGGTGGCAGAAGATCATCCAGCAATATCTCGTCAATCCGGGCAACCCGGTCTATGTCGCGGTCTATTTCGCGTTGATCGTCTTCTTCACCTACTTCTACGTCGCGATCACCTTCAACCCGGAGGAACGCGCGGACGAGATGAAGAAGTTCGGCGGGTTCATTCCCGGTTACCGTCCGGGTAAGCCGACTGCCGACTATCTCAACTACGTACTGAGCCGAATCACCCTCCCCGGTTCTCTCTATCTCGGTGCCGTCGCGGTGCTGCCCAACCTGCTGCTGCACATCGGCGGCGGTGGTGGTAGCGCGAACAGCTTCCTGCCGTTCGGTGGCACATCGGTGCTGATCATAGTGAGCGTCGGCCTCGATACGGTCAAACAGATCGAGAGCCAACTGATGAACAGAAATTACGAAGGGTTCCTCAAGTGAGACTCGTACTGCTCGGACCGCCGGGTGCCGGTAAAGGGACACAGGCCGAACTGCTGTCGGACAAGCTGGGTGTGCCGCACATCTCCACGGGGAATTTGTTCCGCGCGAACATCTCCCAGGAGACCCCGCTGGGGCGTGAGGCCAAGAAGTACCTCGACGCCGGCAATCTGGTGCCCAGCGATGTGACCAACCGCATGGTGGAGTCGCGCATCGCGGAACCGGATGCCGCCAAGGGCTTCGTACTCGACGGCTACCCCCGGACCGTCGATCAGGCGGTGGCGCTGGAGAAGATGCTGCAGCAGTCCGGTTCGAAACTGGACGGCGTGGTGAGCTTCGAGGTGGCCGACGACGTGGTGGTGGGGCGCATGCTCGGCCGCGGCCGCGACGACGACACCGAAGAGGTCATCCGCAACCGCATGCAGGTCTATCGCGACGAGACCGCGCCGCTGCTGCAGCACTACGACGGCCTGGTCCTCTCGGTCGACGGCGTGGGTGAGGTCGACGAGGTCAACGCCCGCGTCCTGCGCGTCCTGGGTCGCTGACGCGGATGGTATTCGGCCTCAAGCAGAAGAAGGTGGTGCCCTTCCGCACCGCCGGTGAGCTGGATGCCATGGCCGCGGCCGGTGCGATCGTCGGCCGCGCGCTCGTCGCCGTCCGCGCGGCTGCCGCGCCGGGCGTGTCGACGCTGGAACTGGACGAGGTCGCCGAGCAGACCATCCGCGAGGCGGGCGCCGTGCCGTCCTTCAAGGGCTACCACGGCTTCCCGGGTTCGATCTGCTCGTCGGTGAACGACCGTGTGGTGCACGGGATTCCGTCGAAGAACGAGGTCCTGACGGCGGGAGATCTGGTATCCATCGACTGCGGTGCGATTCTGGACGGCTGGCACGGTGATTCGGCCTGGACGTTCGGCGTCGGTGAGATCATCGAGGCCGATCGGCTGCTGAGCGAGGCCACCCGGTTGTCGATGGACGCCGGGATCGCCGCGATGCTGCCGGGTAACAGGCTCACCGATGTCTCGCATGCGATCGAACTCGGTACCCGTGCGGCCGAGAAGGAGCACGGCCGGGCCTACGGCATCGTCGACGGTTACGGCGGGCACGGTATCGGTCGGCAGATGCACATGGATCCGTTCCTCGCCAACGAGGGTGCGCCCGGTCGCGGGCCGAAGCTGGTGGTGGGCTCGGTGCTTGCCATCGAGCCGATGCTGACGCTGGGAACGACGGAAACCGTTGTGCTCGATGACGATTGGACCGTCGTCACGTCCGACGGCAGCCGGGCCGCGCACTGGGAACATACCGTCGCGGTGACCGAGGACGGTCCGCGCATCCTGACCCTGCGGCCCGAGTGAGATCCGAATAAGGTTGTCGCACAACGCACCCGTTGCCCCTCCGGCGCGGGTGCGTCGTGCTGTCTAGGACGCGCGGCCGGTCATCGTGGTCAGCGGTACCACGCCGGTCCAGCCGCACGGCCGGTCGCAGCTGGCGATGACGGTCGTGGCACCGGCGAAATCCGCCGAAGCATGTGCGGGATAACCGCATTCGGGACATTTGCCGAAGTAGTCGAGAACCTCGTGCGTTCCCGGGGTCAGGGTTGTTCTGCGGTGGGTCACGGGTCCTCCTGGTATCCTGTCGAACCACATCCTGGTCCGCGTGTGGCGACGAAACATCGCTGGTCGTGAACGTAGCCCCGTGCCTCGCGCGGCCGGTCGGTTCCCGCCGCGGCATTGGACATCTCACAATCGGTCCGGCCGGGCGCTGCGGGTGTGCCACAGCGCTGATCCGGGAACGGACCGTCGGCCGCTGTCGACTAGGCTCCGGAGGCAGCAAGTACTACCGAGGGGGGTCGACATGGCGAATCAAGACGATCCGGCAGTGTCCGCGGCCGTCGCGGACGCGGCCGCGCGCACGGGGCTGGGTCGGCACCGGATCACCTATTACCCGATTCCGCCTGCCAACGGCGGCTACATCGTGCTGATGGTGCTGGCGATCGCCGGGGTGATCGGCGCGGTGATCTCGTTCGCGGTGAAACAACCGGTGGTGGGAATCCTGTGTTGTGTGCTCCCGATCGTCTTGGTGCCCATGATGATCCGCTCGCGCAGCTACTGGAGTAAGTACGACGGTGCGCGACTCGACCTCTTCGACGCGGGCCTGGTCATGGTTCGGCCGGAACGGCTGTGGGTGGCCCGCTACGACAGTACGACCGTGTACCAGGACATCGTCACCCATGTCCGCACCAACGGTCCCCGCTACACCACCTACGTCTATACTTTCACCGATATCGCGGGGGTGAATTTCGTTATCGGCCAGGGTATTTCGGGCCCCAAAGAGTGGGGGTTGGCCATTCAGCGCGCGGTCGCCGAAGCGCAGACCCCGCAGGCACTGGCGGCCCTGCAGGCCGGGAACCGGCTGGTCTTCGGTGAGCTGTGGATGACCTGGCACGAGGTAGGTTCCACCCGCAACTCGGCGCCCTGGACCCAGGTGAATCAGGTGTCCATCCAGGACGGCCGACTCAGTGTGGATGTGGCGGGCCGGTGGTTCGCGCTGACCTCCGCGTTGGTGCGTGATATTCCGAACTTCCTGGTCTTCAAGGCGCTGGCCGAGCATATGCGCAGAGTGCACGGCAGTCTTCCGCGCTGATCGGCCTGCGCCGGTACCCGACCTCCCGCACACTGATCCTTCGCTCGTTCGATCGAATTTCATTGTGCGCCATCAGATATTCAACCGCGTGTGTTGTCGTATCCGATGCGGGGGTCGACGGCGGAGGTGACGGTGGTCAACGAACGGTTGCAGGCCGACATGATGACGGTGCTGGAGGGCCTCGACGAGCAGCTGCGCGGGATCGCGGAGATCCAGCTGCGCCGATCGCGACTGACCGCCACCGCCCGCACCTGTGAGCAGCGGATCGAGGTCACGGTCAACGCCGACGGCCTGCTGATCGAGACGAAATTCGCCGACGACATCGCGGATCTCACCTACGACGAGATCGCCGCGGGGATGACCGCGGCCGTCCAGCAGGCCGCCGCGGAGGTGCTGCGGCTGGGCAGTGAGCTTATGCAGCCGTTGCGGGAGCGGAAGTTGCAGCTGCCCAAGTTGTCCGAAATCATCGAGGGCGCGCCGGATCTGGGGGAGATGATGCCCACGGCGCCGCCGGTGCCGAAGCGGCCCGAGGATTACCACGAGGGGCGACCCGGCGGTCCCGCGGACGGCAGTGTGCGCCGTTCCATGGTCTCCGACGAGGACTGATTCCGCGTGAGCCTCTATCTCCCGCCGCCGGTGCGGCCGATCGCCTGGGTCGCCGGTGCGAGCTGGCCGGACGGCGACGAGGACAAGATGTGGGCGGTGTCGCGTGCGTGGGAGCAGGCGCACAAGGATCTCGCGGCGCAGGTGTCTGGGATCGAGAGCGCGAAATCGGCTGCCATGGCGGCCTTTCCGTCCGGTGACGCGGCAGATCAGATCGGCCACCTCTTCGACGCGTTCCTTCAGGGTGACCAGTCGCTGGCCACGATGGCCGAGGGGTTCAAGACGATCAGCGACTCGACCTTCGACGTCGGTACCGAATTGCAGTCGGCGAAGATCAATATCATTGTCTCGCTGTGTATTCTGCTGGTCGAGATCGCGTGGGCCTGGCTGTTCCCGCCGACCGCCCCGGCCGTGGAGGCGGCGGCGATCGGTACCACCCGGTCGATCGTGAAATTCATCGCCGACGCATTGCAGAACGCGCTCGAACGCGCCTGGTCGAAACTGGGATTCGCGACCCGCGCCGAACTCAACGGCGCCTCGCGCTACTGGATCAAGCACATTCTGTCCGCCGACACCTGGAAGGGAATGCGGGGGCAGACCTGGAAATACAAGGCCAAGACGATCCTGCCCACGGCCAAGGGAATGGGCGTCTACACACTGAAATTCGGTGAGGGCGCGTTGTGGGCGCCGGTGACCAATGCGATCGTGCAGGGTGCGCAGATCGCACAGGGTAAGCGGCACGGGTTCAACTGGAAGGAGTTCGGCGCCTCCTGGGCGGCCTCGGCACTGAGCACCATTCCCAGCCGTGAACTCGGCCGCTACATGGGTTTCGGAATCAGCAACCTGGACAAGAGATTCGGCGGCGCGATCACCAATATGCCGTTCCGCTCCGGCTTCTTCCTGCAGGGCGCGACCATCGGCGCGACGGCCGGTGTTTTCGGCAATGTCTTCGGCAACATCGGCGCGGGTGCGGTGACCGGTGATATCGCGGGCGCCTTCTCCAGTCCCGAGGGCTGGGTGGGCGCGGCGGGCCGCGGTGGGATGGTCGGCGGCATGCGCGGTCTGGGCACCAAGACGACCGGCCCCAACAGCAACGATCCCCGATTCAACCTGTGGATGAACCAGAAGGCCCCCTGGGCGCCGCCGAAGACTCCGCCCGAGAACAACCCGCTGACACCGCGACCGGTACCCGGGCAGAGCACGACGACGAATCCGGGCGGTGGACAGGTTCGTCCCGCCGGTGGGGCGGGGAATTCGGTTGGGAACGGCGGCAATTCGAACAACGGTGGTGGGTTCCGTGATCCGTCGGATCCAAATTACATGACGCCGTCGCGGCCCGCTCCTGCGCCGCCGGTGAATGCCGCTGGTGGTGGGTTCCGTGATCCGTCGGATCCGAACTATATGACGCCGTCGCGTCCCGCACCCGCTCCGCCGGTGAGTGCCGCAGGTAGCGGTCACGGTGGCGGTGGGTTTCGTGACCCGTCCGATCCGAATTACATGACGCCCTCGCGCCCCGCACCCGCGCCCCCGGTGAATGCCGCGGGTGGTGGACATGGTGGTGGGTTCCGTGATCCCTCGGATCCGAGTTACATGACGCCGTCGCGGCCCGCTCCTGCGCCACCCGTGAATGCCGCTGGTGGTGGGTTCCGTGATCCGTCGGACCCGAATTACATGACTCCGTCGCGGCCTGCTCCCGCTCCGCCGGTGAATAGCGGTGGTGGGTTCCGTGATCCGTCCGATCCGAACTATATGACTCCGTCGCGCCCAGCGCCTGCTCCGCCGGTGAATGCTGCTGGCGGCGGGGGTAATCCGGGAATCGGAGGCGGTCGTGCACCACTGTTCGACCCGATGCCGCCGAATCCGAACAGCCGGATACCGACAGGATTGCAGTCCACATTGCTGGGCGGCGACGGCTCGGCGCCACATCCGTCGACGGGGACGACGCACAACGGCCCGCCGGTGAGTGCCGGTGGTGGGTTCCGTGATCCGTCCGATCCGAATTACATGACTCCGTCCCGACCTGCTCCTGCGCCGCCGGTGAACGCTGGTGGTGGTCACGGGAATGGCAGTCACGGTGGGTTCCGTGATCCGTCGGATCCGAATTACATGACGCCGTCGCGTCCTGCTCCTGCGCCGCCGGTGAACGCTGGTGGTGGTCACGGGAATGGCAGTCACGGTGGGTTCCGTGATCCGTCGGATCCGAACTATATGACGCCGTCCCGACCTGCTCCCGCTCCGCCGGTGAATGCCGGTGGTGGTCATGGTGGTGGGTTCCGTGACCCCTCGGATCCGAATTACATGACGCCGTCGCGCCCCGCTCCCGCTCCGCCGGTGAATAACGGTGGTGGGCAGGGTGGGTTCCGTGATCCGTCGGATCCGAATTACATGACGCCGTCGCGGCCTGCTCCCGCTCCGCCGGTGAACACTGGTGGTGGGCAGGGTGGGTTCCGTGATCCGTCGGATCCGAATTACATGACGCCCTCGCGGCCCGCGCCCGCGCCGCCGGGCGGAAACAATCACGGCGGCAATCCGAATCCCGCGGATGGTTCGGGTAATGAGCGTGGGCCCATTCCGATGGGGCCGGGTAAGGATTATCGCGCCAAGACGCGGCCCAAGCGGGTACCGGATATCGGGCCGATGCCCGCGCACTACGACGCGCCGGACGCGCCGGGCTCACAAGCGTGGATCGATGCCGCGGAGCCGCCCCCGCCCGATCAGCCCGGTGTGGACCCGGCCACGGGCGATCCGAATGTCGACAAGCCGTTCAAGTTGTAGGCACACAGTAGGGACTGACAAATGGCCGACAGTATCGAGGTAGATGTCGACGCGCTGACCAAAGCCGCTGATCTGCCCGAGGAAGTCTCGCGGAAGGTTCGGGGGGTGATCGACACCTTGAACGGGACGCTGACCGGAATCGAGAACGACTCCTCCAATCAACCGTGGGGAAATGACAAGTCCGGCAAGAAGTTCGCCGACGGCGACAAGGGCTACAAGGCGACGCGCAAGAACATGATCGAGGGCGGATACAGCATGGCCGACGCCCTGCACCAATTCGCCGATGGTGAGCGAACGGCGGCCGATCAGTTCCGGGCGTCGGAAGGCGGATCGACCGAGGGGCTCGGAGGCTGACCATGACGATGCCGAATGCGGACACCACCGAATGGACCCAGATTCTGGGTTCGGCGAACGGCGGAAAGCTCCAGTTCGATACCAAGGACATCAAGGCGGCCACCGATGCCGCCGCATTGCTGATCGCGAATCTGGAGGCGCTGGCGCAATCGGTGCGCGACGCGCGCGCGGACCAGGTGGGCGCGTTCAGTTATCTGCAGTCCAGCCGTGATCTCGCGGGGGTGTACAGCAAACACGGTACGGCGCTGTACGACTCGCTGATGACGCATGCGAATGTGGTCCGCGATCAGTACGACACTTTCGTCGCCGCCGGGAAGACCTTCGACGCCCACGAGGAGGGCTCGAAATTCAACTTCGACAATCTGGCCAATCCCAAGAAGACCAACAGCAATGTCACGGTGCCCACGGCCACGTCGACCGGCAGTGTGGTCGCCGACCTCGGCATGGATATGGTGGACGACAGCTGGACGATGCCGAGTTTCCCCGAGGCGATTCAGGGTTACGGCGGTAAGACCGACCAGGTCACCATCAATATCGAGAATGCCGAAAGCCTGGACTGGGACCAGCTGATCCAGCTGGGACAGACGATCCATTCGCAACCGCCGATGGACCTGTCCGGATTCTGGGACGGGATGTCGACGGCGCTGACCGACCATCTGACGAAATATGCCGATCAGATCGCCAAACTCCAGGCCGACTGGACCGGCGATGCCTCGACCGCGGCGGTGAACGCGGTACGCAACTACAAGAACAGCGCACAGGACCTGATCGACGCGATCAAGGTCACCGGCGCG
Encoded here:
- a CDS encoding DUF6585 family protein, yielding MANQDDPAVSAAVADAAARTGLGRHRITYYPIPPANGGYIVLMVLAIAGVIGAVISFAVKQPVVGILCCVLPIVLVPMMIRSRSYWSKYDGARLDLFDAGLVMVRPERLWVARYDSTTVYQDIVTHVRTNGPRYTTYVYTFTDIAGVNFVIGQGISGPKEWGLAIQRAVAEAQTPQALAALQAGNRLVFGELWMTWHEVGSTRNSAPWTQVNQVSIQDGRLSVDVAGRWFALTSALVRDIPNFLVFKALAEHMRRVHGSLPR